The region GGCGGCGTACCTTCTGGCCGACCGCGCCCCAGAACTCGGTGGAGCTGAACAGCGTCATCAGGGTCGGCTTGATCGCGCCCTTGTTCGCCGTGTACGTCTTGGCCAGCCGCTCGACCAGCGACTTCGGCGGGGTGTCCGAGACGAACCGGGTGGCCAGGCTCTGCGCGATGTAGTTGGCGGTCGACTTGTGCAGGGCGAGGTGCCGCAGGTACGCCTTGATCACCGCCTCGCCACCCTCGGCCGAGCTGTTGTCGCTCTTGAAGCCGAGGATGCTGACCTTGCCGACGTAGTGCCGGTTGGCCCGGTAGACGTACTCGTCCTTGTCGACGCCGAGGCCGGTCTGGAGCATCGCGGCCTGCCGGACGTCCATCTCGGTGTAGCCGCCGTCGACGCCGACCGAGTACAGCTCCAGGTTCTCCCGGGCCAGGTTCTCGTTGATCGCGTCCTTGTGCGACTCGTGCTGGTTCAGGTAGACGATCAGCGCGGGGTGGGTGTTCGCGGCCACCAGCATGTCGGCGTAGTTGCCCAGCGCGTGCTTGCGGATCACGTCCCGGTCGAACGTCGACCGGGTGATGTCGCCGCCGTCGAAGAACGCGGCGACGTGCAGGAAGTCGTTCCAGAAGTCGACCATGACCTCGAACAGCTGCCGGTCGGACCAGATCTGTCGGGCGACCGACGCCCAGACGAACTCGTTGTCGGAGTTGTCGACGTCCTTGACCGTCTCGCGGCGTTCCCGGAGCTGCTTGATGGACAGGTTCAGGGTGGGCAGCTCGGAGAGCTTCAGCTCGGCCTTGGTCGGCGCGATCTTCTCCGGAGCGAGCTGCCAGCGCAGCCACTCGTCGATGCCCATGGTCTTGATCTCGGCGAGCACCTTGGGGGTGGCGCCGAAGGTGGCCCGGGTGGCGAGGTGCCGGATCGGGTCCTTGGCCAGCACCGTCTTGACGGTCACCTCGGTCGCGGCCGCCGCGGCGGCCGGGCCGGCGAGCGTACGGCCGCTGGCGGGCGCGTTCTTCTTCAGCTCGGCGCCGGCCCGGGAGCCCATGTAGCTCTCGTTCTGCTCGGTGTAGGTACGCACCGTGCTCGGCTGCTGTCCACTGGGGCGGTCGGCGGTGCCGTCGGTGATCGCGGCCGCGGTGGCGTTGCCGTTGCCGTTGCCGAACGGGGTGTTGCCGAGGATCTTGTCCCCGAGGTCGGTGCCGCGCGCGGCGAACGCGATGGCACCGGCGCCGGCCACCGCCGCGGCCGCTCCGCTCAGCGTGACCAGGGCCCGCCGCCGGCCGACGTTGCGCCTGCCTGGCTCACCGTCGTCGTCCAGCTCGGGCAGCTGCGATCCGGCGTACGGGTCGCCCTGCGGCTGGAGTCCCTCCGGGCCGACCCACTGCGGGCCACGGGGGCCGCCCGCGCGGTGCTGCTCGGTCCACTGGTCGACGTACTGGTCGGGCTGCTGCCCGCGCCGCGGGTGGCCCGGCTGCGGCTGGCCGGGGTACTGCTGGTGACCCGCCGACTGCGGGTGGCGCGCGTCCGGGTACGCGTCGGAACCGGGAGCCGGGCGGCCGTACGGGGACTGGCCGGGCGCGGGCCGGTATCCGTCGGCACCGGGCTGGGGTCGACCGTCCCAAGGGCTGTCGTCACGCGATCGGCGTGGTGGCACATTCTGGTCAGCCATGTACCAATCCGTCTGCTGAGGCGCGTCGGACCCGGCCACATGAAACGGCGGGGGCGATGGTCCGGCGGCGCTTACTGAAGGGGGGTTGCTACGGCAAGGTAGCCAAGCCGCCGATCCGCTTCAAGGTCGGCGAAACCGCCCGCCAGCAGCCACTTAAGGCGTCACTCAGGGGAATCACCGGTGCGGGGTTTCGCCCGGTCCGGGTCCCGACGGTCACCAGCAGCGCCAATGCCCGCCCACCGGCGGTTGAGCCCGGCTCCGTAACCTCCGGGTAGCACCGGGAGGGGATCAAAGGTAAAGACAAACTTAAGGTGGGAATAAGTAAAACCTGTGCCGATCCGAGAGTTGTACCGGCAGCGATCCGCGGCGATCGGCAGCGGGAGTGCAAGCGGCCCGGGATCGGGTATCCCCGCGCCGGACAGTTGACGCGTGAGGGGAAGGCTGCCGCCATGCTCAGCAAAGAGGATCAGCGTCGGTTCGACGAGATCACCCGCCAGCTGAGAATCAGCGACCCGGACTTCGTCGCCCGGCTCAGTGATCGTGTTCAGCACCGCCGGGGCAGGCTTCTGCTCCTGTTGACCGTCGTACTCTGGAGCGCCGTACCGGCCGTGGTGGTCATCGGCGGCTGGCTGGCGGCGGTGATAGCGCCGGTCGTGCTCGCCGCCGCCAGTGTGCTGGCCTGGCGGGTTCGCCGGTTGCACCATTGACCCGGTCGACCGCACCGGTCGTCACCACTGCGGCTGACCGCACCGGTGATCAGCGTTGCGGTCGGCCGAACCGGTCGTACGCCCGCCGGAGCCGTTCGACCAGGCCGGGGCCGCCGATCGGGGCACCGGGTGCGCCGAGCTGGCGCAGCAGCAGGTCGGGTTCGGTGGCCAGGATCGGCACCGGGTCCGGCAGCGGCACCGGTTGCTGCCAGTAGCGGTCGACCACGGCGGCCAGCGGCACGTCGGGCAGGTCGGCCAGGGCCAGCCCGGCACCGGCCACCGGCACCGCACCGGCCGGTGACCCGAGACCGGGCAGCGGCTCGGCCGGCGCAGCGACCGGGTACGCCTCCGGCGCCTCGTCGGCCGTCCGGTCGGCGGTGCCCGGCAGTCCGGCGCGCAGTTCCCGCAGCCGGTCGAGCAGTTCCTCACGGGTCCTGCCGCGCCAGTGCAGCAGTTGGAACGGGTCCGCGTCGAACGCCTCGGCGAGCAGGTAGAACGTGGCCGCGAGGTGCTTGCACGGCACGGCGAAATCCGGACAGTTGCAGCGCATCGCCAGGTCGCCGATGGCGGCCGGGAAGAGCGGGGCGTCCGCCTCGGCGAACACCCGTTCCAGCTCCGGCGGCAGATCCCCGGCCAGCAGTTGGGCGCTGAACAGCGCCTGACCGGCGAGCACCGTCTCGATCCGGCCCCAGACCGCCCCGGCGTACGGGTGCAGACCGACCGTCACCCGGTACGGCTTCGGCCGGGAGCCCTGCACCGCCGCCGTCACCAGCCCCGGCGTCACCTCCAGCGACAGCACCTGACCCGCGCGGGCGTACGCCCGGCCACGGGTGAGCCGGGTCCCGAGCGCGAACGACTCCAGTACGTCGACGAACTGGCGGGACCACCAGGACGCGCCGATCGACCCCCGGGCCGTACGCGCGCGCAGCCCGCCGTCGACCTTGCGGGGGCGCCCGTAGTCGGCGAACCGTCCGGATCCGCCGCCCTGCTCGCTCACTCGGCCACCGCCCCGGCCTCCAGCGCGAACAGTCCGCGCAGTTCCGAGGTGGACAGCTCGGTCACCCACTGCTCGCCGGTGCCGACGATCTTCGCGGCCAGCCCGCGCTTCTCGTTGATCATCGCGGCGATCTTCTCCTCGACGGTGCCGGCGCAGACGAACTTGCGTACCTGCACCGCGCGGCGCTGGCCGATCCGGAACGCCCGGTCGGTGGCCTGGTCCTCGACCGCCGGGTTCCACCAGCGGTCCACGTGCACCACGTGGTTGGCGGCGGTCAGGGTCAGCCCGGTGCCACCGGCCTTGATCGACAGGATGAACAGCGATGGGCCGCCGTCGGACTGGAACCGGGTCACCAGCGCGTCCCGCTCGGCCTTGGCGACGCCGCCGTGCAGGTAGAGCACCTCACGGCCGAGCCGGGCCGAGAGCTGCGCCCGGAGCATGTTGCCGAACTCGGCGTACTGGGTGAACAGCAGTGCCTTCTCCCCCGCCGCCAGCACCTCGTCCACGATCTCCTCCAGCCGGGCGAGCTTGCCCGACCGGCCGGTCAGCGCCGAGCCGTCGCGCAGCAGTTGCGCCGGATGGTTGCAGACCTGTTTGAGCTTGGTCATGGTGGCCAGCACCAGGCCGTGCCGCTCGATGCCCGTACTGGACTCGATCTTGGCCATCATGTCGTCGACCACGGCCTGGTAGAGCGAGCCCTGTTCGGCGGTGAGGTTGCAGAGCACCTCCATCTCCAGCTTCTCCGGCAGGTCGGAGATGATCGACCTGTCGGTCTTGGTGCGGCGGAGCACGAACGGGCCGGTGATCCGGCGCAACCGCTGCGCCGCGTCGTCGTCGCCGTGCCGCTCGATCGGCACCGCGTACCGCTTGCGGAACGCCGAGGCGGTGCCGAGCAGGCCCGGATTGGCGAACTCCATGATCGACCACAGGTCGGCGAGGCGGTTCTCCACCGGCGTACCGGTGACCGCTATCCGGTGCCGGGCGGGCAGCGCGCGGACCGCGGCGGCCTGCCGGGTCGCCGCGTTCTTGATCGCCTGCGCCTCGTCCACCACCAGCCGGTGCCAGTCGACCTCGGCCAGCTCCACCGCGTCCCGCGCCGCCACCGAATAGGTGGTGAGAACCAGGTCCGCGTCCCGCACGGCCGTCGCGAACGTCCCGCCGCGCGCCCGCTCGGCGC is a window of Micromonospora sp. NBC_01699 DNA encoding:
- a CDS encoding DUF1800 family protein, with protein sequence MADQNVPPRRSRDDSPWDGRPQPGADGYRPAPGQSPYGRPAPGSDAYPDARHPQSAGHQQYPGQPQPGHPRRGQQPDQYVDQWTEQHRAGGPRGPQWVGPEGLQPQGDPYAGSQLPELDDDGEPGRRNVGRRRALVTLSGAAAAVAGAGAIAFAARGTDLGDKILGNTPFGNGNGNATAAAITDGTADRPSGQQPSTVRTYTEQNESYMGSRAGAELKKNAPASGRTLAGPAAAAAATEVTVKTVLAKDPIRHLATRATFGATPKVLAEIKTMGIDEWLRWQLAPEKIAPTKAELKLSELPTLNLSIKQLRERRETVKDVDNSDNEFVWASVARQIWSDRQLFEVMVDFWNDFLHVAAFFDGGDITRSTFDRDVIRKHALGNYADMLVAANTHPALIVYLNQHESHKDAINENLARENLELYSVGVDGGYTEMDVRQAAMLQTGLGVDKDEYVYRANRHYVGKVSILGFKSDNSSAEGGEAVIKAYLRHLALHKSTANYIAQSLATRFVSDTPPKSLVERLAKTYTANKGAIKPTLMTLFSSTEFWGAVGQKVRRPMEYLVSTYRVLGMSPDPSPEYQKRADLRRSPFADGLSQLKNKMEELGQFPAGLSTPNGYPDVYVAWTSAGTMVNGWNEAHDVINGNRKVFSYVKPEKLVAAPPATAGAYLDALSLRLVHQKLTAKEKALILGIAGVTAETKVDATFNGAIAAIARALLASPQHHLR
- a CDS encoding SWIM zinc finger family protein gives rise to the protein MSEQGGGSGRFADYGRPRKVDGGLRARTARGSIGASWWSRQFVDVLESFALGTRLTRGRAYARAGQVLSLEVTPGLVTAAVQGSRPKPYRVTVGLHPYAGAVWGRIETVLAGQALFSAQLLAGDLPPELERVFAEADAPLFPAAIGDLAMRCNCPDFAVPCKHLAATFYLLAEAFDADPFQLLHWRGRTREELLDRLRELRAGLPGTADRTADEAPEAYPVAAPAEPLPGLGSPAGAVPVAGAGLALADLPDVPLAAVVDRYWQQPVPLPDPVPILATEPDLLLRQLGAPGAPIGGPGLVERLRRAYDRFGRPQR
- a CDS encoding DUF3040 domain-containing protein; amino-acid sequence: MLSKEDQRRFDEITRQLRISDPDFVARLSDRVQHRRGRLLLLLTVVLWSAVPAVVVIGGWLAAVIAPVVLAAASVLAWRVRRLHH